From one Perca flavescens isolate YP-PL-M2 chromosome 4, PFLA_1.0, whole genome shotgun sequence genomic stretch:
- the LOC114554811 gene encoding protein lifeguard 2 has protein sequence MASYLMFLATYIALSCCGELRRQFPWNIILLVLFTLSMASMMGFVSSYYNTKSVVLCLGITSLVCLSVTIFSFQSKIDVTSFQGVLFSMCMVMLLCAITLSIVVPFGYVPWLHALYAVGGAILFTVFLAFDTQMLLGNKRYTISPEEYIFATLSLYLDIIYLFSFLLQIIGGGRE, from the exons ATGGCGTCTTA TCTCATGTTCTTAGCCACTTACATCGCACTGTCCTGCTGTGGAGAGCTGAG GAGGCAGTTTCCTTGGAATATCATTTTGTTGGTTCTCTTT ACTTTGAGCATGGCCTCCATGATGGGATTTGTGTCGAG cTATTACAACACCAAATCAGTGGTTCTGTGTCTGGGAATCACATCTCTGGTGTGTCTTTCTGTCACCATCTTCAGCTTCCAGAGCAAG ATTGACGTCACATCCTTTCAGGGCGTCCTGTTTTCTATGTGCATGGTCATGCTTCTCTGTGCCATCACCCTCTCCATCGTCGTCCCTTTTGGATAC GTTCCCTGGTTACATGCCCTTTATGCGGTGGGAGGAGCCATTCTCTTCACTGTG TTCCTGGCATTTGACACCCAGATGCTGTTGGGGAACAAGCGCTACACCATAAGTCCAGAGGAATATATTTTTGCCACCCTCAGCCTCTACCTGGACATCATCTACCTGTTCAGCTTCCTGTTACAGATCATAGGAGGAGGCCGCGAGTAA
- the LOC114554623 gene encoding nuclear receptor subfamily 1 group D member 1, which translates to MEHSPGGGVILYAGSSGSASPSPGSPSSGYQSQSPSSHSQPSSPEGVFFQEIGPLKQREERRGGIPSPKLVFQFPEVNSAPVAQITTVSSATYSHPTVAKRPCGFTGTFTKTGGMVLLCKVCGDIASGFHYGVHACEGCKGFFRRSIQQNIHYKMCVKNENCVIMRMNRNRCQHCRFKKCLSVGMSRDAVRFGRIPKREKQRLLDEMQSYMNSLNESASMEMEVSPPPDAPCSPQNQTNEGAGSMSQSYRSNLMNRDQKPLKMAAGNGNIGASSFQNNSVQQPSLSHSATQTHHTVHGEQASYHIPTSCPVSSTNNENSTVIDDAKYTFSSNQNQCPVSGRLSSKSYSANQNSYPASDSQNQSPCPWTLNGGAKVLACPLNSCPVAPASRSSQEVWESFSQCFTPAVKEVVEFAKSIPGFQSLSQHDQVMLLKSGTFQVLMVRFCSLFDPKERTVTFLNGQSYSLASLRALGMGSLLDAMFDFSEKLGYLGLEPDEMALFMAVVLVSADRSGIVEVGAVEQLQENLIKALRSLITSRRPDDSTLFPKLLLRLPDLRTLNNHHSDKLLAFRIDP; encoded by the exons GTGGTGTTATCTTGTACGCTGGCTCGTCCGGCAGTGCCAGCCCGAGTCCTGGCAGCCCCTCAAGTGGATACCAGTCCCAGTCGCCCTCTTCCCACTCGCAGCCTTCATCCCCAGAGGGTGTCTTCTTTCAGGAGATTGGGCCCCTGAAGCAGAGAGAGGAACGGAGGGGCGGGATTCCTTCCCCGAAATTGGTCTTCCAGTTTCCTGAGGTGAACAGTGCTCCTGTTGCCCAAATTACAACAGTATCATCGGCAACTTACAGCCATCCCACAGTGGCCAAAAGACCTTGTGGTTTCACTGGAACGTTCACTA AGACCGGAGGTATGGTACTTCTGTGTAAGGTGTGCGGGGACATTGCATCTGGGTTCCATTACGGTGTGCATGCCTGTGAAGGCTGCAAG GGTTTCTTCAGACGCAGCATTCAGCAGAATATCCACTACAAGATGTGTGTAAAGAATGAAAACTGTGTCATCATGCGCATGAACAGAAACCGGTGCCAGCACTGCCGCTTTAAGAAGTGTCTCTCCGTGGGCATGTCCAGAGATG CTGTGCGTTTTGGGCGTATTCCCAAACGGGAGAAGCAGAGACTACTGGATGAGATGCAGAGCTACATGAACAGTCTCAATGAATCGGCTTCCATGGAAATGGAGGTGTCCCCTCCTCCCGATGCCCCCTGCAGTCCACAGAACCAGACGAATGAAGGTGCGGGCTCCATGTCGCAGTCTTACCGCAGCAACTTAATGAACAGAGATCAGAAACCACTCAAGATGGCTGCCGGCAACGGCAACATCGGAGCTTCCTCTTTCCAGAACAACTCAGTGCAGCAACCTTCCCTGTCGCACTCGGCAACCCAGACCCACCACACGGTTCACGGGGAGCAGGCGAGCTACCACATCCCCACAAGCTGCCCGGTTTCCTCCACCAACAATGAAAACTCCACTGTCATCGATGACGCCAAGTACACCTTCTCTTCCAATCAGAATCAGTGCCCCGTCAGTGGCCGCCTATCCTCTAAATCCtactcagccaatcagaacagtTACCCAGCCAGTGATTCCCAGAACCAAAGTCCCTGCCCCTGGACGCTAAACGGAGGAGCCAAAGTGCTG GCATGTCCACTCAATTCCTGTCCAGTGGCTCCGGCCAGTCGCTCCAGTCAGGAGGTGTGGGAGTCTTTCTCCCAGTGCTTCACCCCTGCTGTTAAAGAAGTAGTGGAGTTTGCAAAGAGCATCCCGGGCTTCCAGTCTCTCAGCCAGCACGATCAGGTCATGCTGCTCAAGTCCGGCACTTTCCAG GTTCTGATGGTGAGGTTCTGCTCACTGTTTGACCCCAAGGAAAGGACAGTGACCTTCCTCAATGGGCAGTCATACTCCCTGGCATCGCTCAGAGCTCTTGGCATGGGCTCCTTACTGGACGCCATGTTTGATTTCAGCGAGAAGCTCGGATATTTGGGTCTGGAGCCAGACGAGATGGCTCTATTCATGGCTGTCGTGCTGGTTTCTGCTG ATCGCTCTGGTATAGTGGAGGTCGGAGCAGTGGAGCAACTGCAGGAGAATCTAATAAAAGCTCTGCGCTCTCTCATCACCAGTCGCCGCCCGGACGATAGCACCCTCTTCCCAAAGTTACTTCTACGTCTGCCGGACCTGCGCACGCTGAACAACCACCACTCTGACAAGCTTTTAGCTTTCCGAATAGATCCTTGA